Proteins from one Flavobacterium branchiarum genomic window:
- the adhP gene encoding alcohol dehydrogenase AdhP yields MLPKTMKAAVVREFGSLLKIEEVEVKRPGKNEILVKVIASGVCHTDLHAVEGDWPVKPKMPLIPGHEAVGYVVALGQDVKNVKEGDAVGVPWLYSACGGCDQCITGWETLCDTQQNGGYSVDGGFAEYVIADARYVGLLPSNVNFMEMAPILCAGVTVYKGLKETEVKPGEWVAISGIGGLGHVAVQYAKAMGMHVAAIDVADDKLNLAKKLGADLVVNAKNQNPGEFLKKEVGGMHGALITAVSPIAFKQGLETLRRKGTMALNGLPPGNFDLSIFDTVLNRITIRGSIVGTRKDMKEAIEFATEGKVKATITPAKLEDVNDVFDKMKKGQIEGRVVLEIAKP; encoded by the coding sequence ATGTTACCAAAAACAATGAAAGCCGCAGTTGTAAGAGAATTTGGTTCTCTTTTAAAAATTGAAGAAGTTGAAGTTAAACGACCAGGTAAAAACGAAATTCTTGTAAAAGTTATAGCAAGTGGAGTTTGTCATACAGATTTACACGCCGTAGAAGGAGATTGGCCAGTAAAACCTAAAATGCCATTAATTCCAGGTCACGAAGCCGTAGGTTATGTTGTAGCACTAGGTCAAGATGTGAAAAATGTAAAAGAAGGTGATGCTGTAGGTGTGCCTTGGCTTTATAGTGCTTGTGGTGGTTGTGACCAATGTATTACGGGATGGGAAACCTTATGTGATACACAACAAAATGGAGGTTATAGCGTGGATGGCGGATTTGCTGAATATGTAATTGCCGATGCAAGGTACGTTGGACTTTTACCATCGAACGTGAATTTTATGGAGATGGCGCCAATTTTATGCGCAGGGGTTACTGTATACAAAGGTCTTAAAGAAACTGAAGTAAAACCAGGAGAATGGGTTGCTATATCTGGAATCGGAGGTTTAGGTCACGTCGCTGTACAATATGCTAAAGCAATGGGAATGCATGTTGCAGCAATTGATGTTGCCGATGACAAACTTAATTTAGCTAAAAAACTTGGTGCCGATTTGGTCGTAAACGCTAAAAATCAAAATCCTGGAGAGTTCTTAAAAAAGGAAGTTGGCGGAATGCATGGGGCATTAATCACGGCCGTTTCCCCTATAGCTTTCAAACAAGGGCTTGAAACTTTAAGACGAAAAGGTACAATGGCACTTAACGGACTTCCTCCAGGAAACTTTGATTTATCAATTTTTGATACTGTTTTAAACAGAATTACAATTCGTGGTTCTATTGTTGGTACACGTAAAGACATGAAAGAAGCAATTGAATTTGCTACAGAAGGTAAAGTAAAAGCGACAATCACTCCTGCTAAATTAGAAGATGTCAATGATGTATTTGATAAAATGAAAAAAGGACAAATTGAAGGTAGGGTAGTGTTAGAAATTGCTAAGCCTTAA
- a CDS encoding efflux RND transporter permease subunit, whose translation MSLSTTSIRRPVLTIVLNLAIVLFGLIGYSFLGVREFPSIDPAQVSVRTNYTGANSDIIESQITEPLEKAINAIDGIRNITSSSVQGSSNITIEFNLDKNLEEAANDVRDKVSQAVRSLPQDIDAPPVVSKADANGESIISMTVQSDTRSALELSDYAENVISQRLETIPGVSGVQIWGQKRYAMRLWIDPVKLAAYGCTVSEVRSALNAQNVELPSGKLTGNNTELTVKTVGNLSKAEEFNNIIIRSEGEKIVRLSDVGRAELGPENTETKLSQSGLPMIGLAIVPMPGANYLDISKEFYKRYDALKKDLPKDIKLDIAIDSTLFVKKSVLEVAETLMISIVLVILIIFLFFRDWAIAFRPLIDIPVSLIATFFIMWLFGFSINVLTLLAIVLATGLVVDDGIVVTENIFKKVEEGMSPIEAAIKGSNEIFFAVISISVTLAAVFLPVIFLEGFVGRLFREFGVVIGAAVLISAFVSLTLTPMLNAYLMKGGEQKKSNFYLKTEPYFEKLNSGYAEALGRFMKKKWLSFPIIAICFGLIYLFFSILPKETAPYDDRSALVLSVTTPEGSSYEYTDRFMQELGQLIDDSIPEKKVSLVITSPGFGSSSVNSGRVRIALKEPNERTRSQREIAEKLTQWTKRYSEAKTSVTEQPTIAVNRRGGLPIQYIIQAPNFQKLEEKIPLFMDEANKNDTFSVTDVNLKFNKPEINVSIDREKAESLGISIIDIAQTLQLSLSGQRFGYFIKNGKQYQVIGQFDQKDRSKPLDLTSMFVKNKKGQLIQMDNVVTIEEQSNPPQLYHNNRYMSATVSAGLAPGKSISDGIDAMNEIKAKVLDDSFTTDLGGESRDFVESSSNTSFAFGLALLLIFLILSAQFESFIDPLIIILTVPMAVAGALFSLWLFNQTWNIFSQIGTVMLIGLVTKNGILIVEFANQLREQGKPKLEAILEASEARLRPILMTSLAIALGALPIAMSLGAASTSRIGMGVVIVGGTIFSLVLTLFVIPAMYLMWSKARKHYPEFDHIEEYEKESSK comes from the coding sequence ATGAGTTTATCAACTACAAGTATAAGGAGACCCGTATTAACAATTGTATTAAATCTTGCAATTGTATTGTTTGGTCTTATAGGATATAGTTTTTTAGGAGTAAGAGAGTTTCCATCTATAGATCCAGCACAAGTTTCTGTACGTACAAATTATACAGGAGCAAATTCGGATATTATAGAATCTCAAATTACCGAACCGCTTGAAAAAGCAATTAATGCCATTGATGGAATTAGAAATATAACATCATCGAGTGTTCAAGGAAGTAGTAACATTACCATTGAGTTTAATCTTGATAAAAACCTTGAAGAAGCAGCAAACGATGTTCGTGATAAAGTATCACAAGCTGTTCGAAGCTTACCACAAGATATAGATGCACCCCCGGTCGTTTCTAAGGCTGATGCCAATGGAGAATCGATAATTTCGATGACGGTTCAAAGTGATACACGAAGTGCGCTGGAATTAAGTGATTATGCTGAGAATGTTATTTCGCAGCGATTAGAAACTATTCCAGGAGTTAGTGGAGTTCAAATTTGGGGTCAAAAGCGTTATGCGATGCGTTTATGGATTGATCCTGTAAAATTGGCAGCTTACGGATGCACGGTATCTGAAGTTCGTAGTGCCTTAAATGCGCAGAATGTTGAATTGCCTTCTGGGAAATTAACAGGGAATAATACGGAGCTAACAGTGAAAACGGTTGGTAACTTGTCTAAAGCAGAAGAATTCAATAATATTATTATTCGCTCAGAAGGAGAGAAAATTGTTCGTTTAAGTGATGTTGGAAGAGCTGAATTAGGGCCTGAAAACACAGAAACGAAATTAAGCCAGTCTGGACTTCCTATGATTGGTCTTGCGATTGTGCCTATGCCAGGTGCTAATTACTTAGATATTTCTAAAGAGTTCTATAAAAGATACGATGCATTAAAAAAAGATCTTCCTAAAGATATTAAACTTGATATAGCAATTGATAGTACTCTATTTGTTAAGAAATCAGTTTTAGAAGTTGCAGAAACCTTAATGATTTCTATTGTTCTGGTTATCTTAATCATCTTTTTATTTTTTAGAGATTGGGCAATTGCATTTAGACCTTTAATTGATATTCCTGTTTCCTTAATAGCAACATTTTTTATTATGTGGCTTTTTGGATTTTCGATTAACGTATTGACATTATTAGCAATTGTTCTTGCAACAGGGCTTGTGGTTGATGATGGAATTGTGGTAACAGAGAATATCTTTAAGAAAGTTGAAGAAGGAATGTCGCCTATTGAAGCAGCTATCAAAGGATCAAATGAGATTTTCTTTGCTGTAATATCTATTTCGGTAACATTGGCCGCGGTATTTTTACCCGTAATCTTTCTGGAGGGATTCGTAGGACGACTGTTTCGAGAGTTTGGTGTTGTAATTGGTGCCGCAGTATTAATTTCGGCATTTGTTTCTTTAACGTTAACGCCAATGTTAAATGCGTATTTGATGAAAGGTGGCGAACAGAAAAAATCAAACTTCTATCTTAAAACCGAACCTTATTTTGAAAAATTAAATAGTGGCTATGCTGAAGCATTAGGTCGTTTCATGAAGAAAAAATGGTTAAGCTTTCCTATTATTGCGATCTGTTTTGGATTGATTTATTTGTTTTTTAGCATTTTACCTAAAGAAACCGCTCCTTATGATGATAGAAGTGCGCTTGTTTTAAGTGTAACTACTCCCGAAGGATCTTCGTATGAATATACAGATCGTTTTATGCAAGAACTTGGACAGTTAATTGATGACTCGATTCCAGAGAAAAAAGTAAGTTTAGTAATTACTTCTCCAGGATTTGGATCTTCATCTGTAAATAGCGGTAGAGTTAGAATTGCGCTTAAAGAGCCAAATGAAAGAACCCGTTCTCAAAGAGAAATTGCTGAAAAACTAACCCAATGGACCAAAAGATATTCTGAAGCAAAAACCTCAGTAACAGAGCAACCTACTATTGCAGTAAACCGTCGTGGAGGATTGCCTATTCAATATATTATTCAAGCTCCTAATTTTCAGAAATTAGAAGAAAAGATTCCTTTGTTTATGGATGAAGCCAATAAAAATGATACTTTTTCGGTAACAGATGTAAACTTGAAATTTAATAAGCCTGAAATTAATGTAAGTATCGATCGTGAGAAAGCGGAGAGTTTAGGTATTTCTATTATTGATATTGCACAGACATTGCAACTTTCTTTAAGCGGACAACGTTTTGGTTATTTTATTAAAAACGGTAAACAATACCAAGTAATTGGGCAGTTTGATCAAAAAGACCGTTCTAAACCATTGGATTTAACTTCGATGTTTGTAAAAAATAAAAAAGGACAATTAATACAAATGGACAATGTGGTTACAATTGAGGAACAAAGTAATCCACCGCAATTGTATCACAACAACAGATATATGTCGGCTACAGTTTCTGCTGGTTTAGCTCCTGGTAAAAGTATCAGCGACGGAATTGATGCTATGAACGAAATAAAAGCCAAAGTTTTGGATGATTCTTTTACTACAGATTTAGGTGGTGAATCACGCGATTTTGTTGAAAGTAGCTCGAATACCTCATTTGCATTTGGATTGGCTTTATTGTTGATATTCTTGATATTATCGGCTCAGTTTGAGAGTTTCATTGATCCTCTTATTATTATTTTGACAGTTCCGATGGCAGTTGCAGGAGCATTATTTTCATTATGGTTATTTAATCAAACATGGAATATCTTTAGTCAGATTGGAACCGTGATGCTGATTGGTTTGGTTACCAAGAATGGTATTTTAATTGTTGAATTTGCGAATCAATTACGAGAACAAGGCAAACCAAAGTTAGAAGCTATTTTAGAAGCCTCAGAAGCTCGACTTAGACCAATTTTAATGACGAGTTTGGCAATTGCATTAGGTGCTTTACCAATTGCAATGTCACTTGGTGCTGCTTCTACGAGCCGTATCGGAATGGGAGTTGTTATTGTTGGAGGTACTATTTTTTCTTTAGTTCTTACTTTATTTGTGATTCCAGCGATGTATTTAATGTGGTCTAAAGCCCGTAAGCATTATCCTGAGTTTGATCATATCGAAGAATATGAAAAAGAAAGTAGTAAATAA
- a CDS encoding AraC family transcriptional regulator, protein MNNQPFLINPLQLSKEKSLKTLVENRTIYNLNHCELNIFETYESSTLVPLKFDDLVVTSMLRGKKIMHLFDDPEFDYLPGQTVVVPANVEMKIDFPDATKNNPTQCLALAIEQSKITETLNFLNERYPKENKVLWQLNYQNYFFYNNVDMASTINKLIKECMSTSTTKDILADLTLKELLIRIIQTQTVKSIDEGKEIQANNPIKEVTEFIKQNLKENMNLKSLSEKACMSTASFYRFFKRELGMSPIEFILNEKIKCAKKLLKNPSIQINEVCYLSGFEDANYFIRLFKKHEGITPKQYQLLFIN, encoded by the coding sequence ATGAATAATCAACCTTTTTTAATCAATCCCCTTCAGTTATCTAAAGAGAAATCCTTAAAAACTCTTGTTGAAAATAGGACAATTTATAACTTGAATCATTGCGAACTAAATATCTTTGAAACATACGAATCGTCTACATTAGTTCCTTTAAAATTTGATGATTTGGTTGTAACAAGTATGTTAAGAGGAAAAAAAATAATGCATCTTTTTGATGATCCAGAATTTGATTATCTACCCGGACAAACGGTTGTTGTTCCAGCAAATGTAGAAATGAAAATTGATTTTCCAGATGCGACAAAAAATAATCCTACACAATGCCTAGCTTTAGCAATTGAGCAATCTAAAATTACAGAAACATTAAACTTCTTAAACGAGCGCTATCCTAAAGAAAATAAAGTGCTTTGGCAGTTAAATTATCAAAATTATTTTTTCTATAATAATGTTGATATGGCTTCTACAATTAATAAGCTTATTAAAGAATGTATGAGTACATCGACAACCAAAGATATTTTGGCTGACCTCACATTAAAAGAACTACTGATTCGTATTATACAAACACAAACAGTAAAATCTATAGATGAAGGAAAAGAAATTCAAGCTAATAATCCAATAAAAGAAGTTACGGAATTTATCAAGCAGAATTTAAAGGAAAACATGAATTTAAAAAGTTTGAGCGAAAAAGCATGTATGAGTACAGCCTCCTTCTATCGTTTTTTTAAAAGAGAATTAGGGATGAGTCCGATAGAATTTATATTAAACGAAAAGATAAAATGCGCTAAGAAACTATTAAAGAATCCTTCGATTCAGATTAATGAGGTTTGCTATTTATCTGGATTTGAAGATGCTAATTACTTTATTAGACTATTTAAAAAACACGAGGGTATTACTCCAAAACAATATCAGCTGTTGTTTATTAATTGA
- a CDS encoding DUF779 domain-containing protein has protein sequence MIKRIDASEKAIELIKILKEKHGDLMFYQAGGCCEGTQPQCFEKGGFYQRTGDVCIGTIEDTEFWVDKDLFEYWKHAHFTLNVIDAFGVGGFSLETPLKKTFQIEYRIFTEEEEKDLEPVKVIE, from the coding sequence ATGATAAAAAGAATAGATGCTTCTGAAAAAGCTATTGAATTGATAAAAATACTAAAAGAAAAGCATGGTGACTTGATGTTTTATCAAGCTGGTGGTTGCTGTGAAGGTACGCAACCGCAATGTTTTGAGAAAGGTGGTTTTTACCAACGCACTGGTGATGTCTGTATCGGAACTATTGAAGATACCGAATTTTGGGTGGATAAAGATCTATTTGAATATTGGAAACATGCGCATTTTACACTAAATGTAATTGATGCTTTTGGAGTCGGCGGATTTTCATTAGAAACACCATTGAAAAAAACTTTCCAAATTGAATACCGCATTTTCACCGAAGAGGAAGAAAAAGATCTAGAGCCAGTGAAGGTGATTGAGTAG
- a CDS encoding TolC family protein, with protein MYTKTLFKSLVMFLFFIASSNAQEVLTIENAVKIALDNNFEIKIASNNLKINETNAAIGNAGMLPKVTATVVDNNSIQNSSQVRQDGTTTSLSNAKNNSLNYGVGLDWTIFDGMRMFAQLDQLKELQKLGDTELRRTILVKVGQVNSTYYDLVQQQQQLAALDTTIVISKQRLTLAQNRFSIGKASKLEVLNAQVDLNTDQVSLLRQKELYANTKILLNQILARDSKIDFKVMDQVALDNSLILDSLQELALKQNPQLQSQIINIRIAELQLKQVKGNRYPTVKLNTGYNFSENHSSLGFTSQSTGRGLNYGFSASLNLFDGFAQHRNEKISKLQIDNTKFALEQQNQILSTQLATSYQTYLTNLELINLEENNEAIAKQNLGITLDKFRIGTITTLEFRTAQLNYVNAKVRYSNAQFEAKLSEIALKELAGNISF; from the coding sequence ATGTACACTAAAACTCTATTTAAAAGCTTAGTTATGTTCCTCTTTTTTATTGCTTCAAGCAATGCTCAAGAAGTTCTTACTATAGAAAATGCAGTGAAAATCGCATTAGATAACAATTTTGAAATAAAAATAGCCTCAAATAATTTAAAAATTAATGAGACTAATGCAGCGATAGGAAATGCAGGTATGTTACCTAAAGTTACTGCAACTGTTGTGGATAATAATAGCATTCAGAATAGTTCACAGGTTCGACAAGATGGTACTACTACTTCATTAAGTAATGCAAAAAACAATAGCCTTAATTATGGTGTTGGATTAGATTGGACCATCTTTGACGGTATGCGAATGTTTGCTCAATTGGATCAACTTAAAGAACTTCAGAAATTAGGTGATACTGAATTACGACGTACTATTTTAGTAAAAGTGGGACAGGTTAATTCTACTTATTATGATTTGGTTCAACAACAACAACAATTAGCTGCTTTAGATACAACTATTGTAATTTCAAAGCAAAGATTGACTTTGGCACAAAATAGGTTTTCTATTGGGAAGGCTTCCAAATTAGAGGTTTTAAATGCACAAGTCGATTTAAATACGGATCAAGTTTCTTTGTTGAGACAAAAGGAATTATATGCAAATACAAAGATTTTACTGAATCAGATTCTAGCAAGAGATTCTAAAATCGATTTTAAAGTTATGGATCAAGTTGCCTTAGATAATAGTTTGATTTTAGATAGTTTACAGGAATTAGCTTTGAAACAAAATCCGCAATTACAATCTCAAATCATAAATATTAGAATTGCCGAATTGCAACTCAAACAAGTAAAAGGAAACCGTTACCCTACTGTTAAATTGAATACTGGATATAATTTTTCTGAGAATCATTCTAGTTTAGGTTTTACAAGTCAATCTACTGGTAGAGGACTAAATTATGGTTTTAGTGCTTCTTTAAATTTGTTTGATGGTTTTGCTCAACATAGAAATGAAAAAATTTCTAAGCTACAAATCGATAATACTAAATTTGCTTTGGAGCAACAAAATCAAATTTTAAGCACACAATTAGCAACTTCTTATCAAACTTATTTGACCAATTTAGAGTTAATTAATTTAGAAGAAAATAATGAAGCAATTGCGAAACAAAACTTAGGTATTACTTTAGATAAATTTCGAATTGGAACTATTACAACTCTTGAGTTTAGAACGGCTCAGCTTAATTATGTGAATGCTAAAGTTCGTTACAGTAATGCGCAATTTGAAGCTAAGCTATCTGAAATCGCTTTAAAAGAATTAGCTGGAAATATTAGTTTTTAG
- a CDS encoding bestrophin family protein has translation MISYNTKDWFTFIFHFHKSDTVRKLFPIMIAIGIYASTVGYLEIYYFKITKNDYVQNIPIMHGMLGFVISLLLVFRTNTAYDRWWEGRKQWGGLVNNSRNLAIKLSAMLKDENDRKFFRKFIPVYADVLHKHLNDAETSKQLFEDVDLEIDHHKHKPNQVKRIMYHKINDLYDAKKITGEQLIILNEEFKALTEVCGACERIKNTPIPYSYSAFIKKFIFFYIMTLPFGYSLNLGYYVAPVVVFVFYVLASLELIAEEIEDPFGDDENDLPTRKIAENIKKHVEELI, from the coding sequence ATGATATCATACAATACTAAAGACTGGTTTACTTTTATTTTCCACTTTCATAAATCGGATACGGTTAGAAAACTATTTCCTATTATGATTGCTATTGGTATTTATGCTTCTACTGTTGGTTATTTAGAGATTTACTATTTTAAGATTACTAAAAATGATTATGTTCAGAACATTCCAATTATGCACGGAATGTTAGGATTTGTAATTTCGTTACTATTAGTTTTCCGAACAAATACTGCTTACGATCGTTGGTGGGAAGGACGAAAACAATGGGGAGGTCTTGTGAATAATAGTCGAAATCTAGCTATTAAGCTTTCGGCTATGTTGAAAGATGAAAATGATAGAAAGTTTTTTAGAAAATTTATTCCTGTTTATGCTGATGTGTTGCACAAACATTTAAATGATGCCGAAACGAGTAAACAACTTTTCGAAGATGTTGATTTAGAAATTGACCATCACAAACACAAGCCGAATCAGGTTAAGAGAATCATGTATCATAAAATAAATGATTTGTATGATGCTAAAAAAATAACTGGAGAACAACTTATTATTTTAAACGAAGAGTTTAAAGCTCTAACAGAGGTTTGTGGTGCTTGCGAGAGAATAAAAAACACACCTATTCCCTACTCTTACAGCGCGTTCATTAAAAAATTTATATTCTTTTATATAATGACTTTGCCTTTTGGTTACTCTCTAAACCTTGGTTATTATGTCGCTCCTGTTGTTGTTTTTGTTTTTTATGTACTAGCGAGTTTAGAGCTTATTGCAGAAGAAATTGAAGATCCTTTTGGTGATGATGAAAATGATTTACCAACTAGAAAAATAGCTGAAAATATTAAAAAACATGTTGAAGAGTTGATTTAA
- a CDS encoding efflux RND transporter periplasmic adaptor subunit encodes MKIKNLVYALLIIGIGGFIAYRIVSNKNKNDESKGQNNKNNPITVSGVVVDTQTFDNNLSLSGSIEANEQVEIRSEVSGIVEGIYFNEGSNVSKGQVLFKVNDLELKAQLKQATTKESLAAENARRAKLLLQKEAISQEEYDVAKADYASAQAQSQLIRAQIAKTSVKAPFSGKIGLRSISPGTYITPTVLVAKLVNTSKLKVTFSIPEKYASQVRENSIITFTVSGSNTLYTAKIYAIEPEVAVETRTLQIRAIAENKDGKLFPGTFADVKLPLDIIKDAIVVPTEAIVPVQNGKKVFISNFGKAKEVMVETATRTDASILILSGLKKGDTVITSGVMSLKNDNPIKVKVKL; translated from the coding sequence ATGAAAATAAAGAACCTTGTTTATGCCTTGCTAATAATCGGAATTGGAGGATTTATTGCCTACCGAATTGTATCCAATAAAAATAAGAATGACGAATCTAAAGGTCAGAATAACAAAAACAATCCAATTACAGTTTCGGGAGTTGTAGTAGATACTCAAACTTTTGATAATAATTTATCGCTATCAGGATCTATTGAAGCAAATGAGCAAGTAGAAATCAGAAGCGAAGTTTCTGGAATTGTTGAAGGTATTTATTTCAATGAAGGTAGTAACGTGTCTAAAGGTCAAGTTCTTTTTAAAGTAAATGATTTAGAATTAAAAGCACAATTAAAACAAGCAACTACCAAAGAAAGTCTAGCGGCTGAAAATGCACGAAGAGCTAAGTTACTTTTACAAAAAGAAGCCATTAGCCAAGAAGAATATGATGTTGCCAAAGCTGATTATGCTTCTGCGCAAGCACAAAGTCAATTAATTCGTGCACAAATTGCTAAAACATCCGTAAAAGCTCCATTTTCTGGGAAAATTGGATTACGTTCTATTTCTCCAGGTACTTATATTACGCCAACAGTTTTGGTTGCTAAATTGGTAAATACAAGTAAATTAAAAGTTACATTCTCGATTCCAGAGAAATATGCAAGTCAAGTAAGAGAGAATTCAATTATTACCTTCACAGTTTCGGGGTCAAATACGTTATATACTGCAAAAATTTATGCTATTGAGCCTGAAGTTGCTGTTGAAACAAGAACGCTTCAAATTAGAGCTATTGCAGAAAACAAGGATGGTAAATTGTTTCCTGGAACTTTTGCTGATGTAAAATTACCATTAGACATTATTAAAGATGCAATTGTAGTACCTACAGAAGCTATTGTGCCAGTACAAAACGGTAAAAAAGTGTTTATCTCAAATTTTGGCAAAGCCAAAGAAGTAATGGTAGAAACAGCTACAAGAACTGATGCTTCTATTTTAATCCTTTCGGGTTTAAAAAAGGGAGATACTGTTATAACAAGTGGTGTTATGTCATTGAAAAATGATAATCCGATTAAAGTAAAAGTTAAATTATAA